Proteins encoded by one window of Azospirillum brasilense:
- the eno gene encoding phosphopyruvate hydratase, translating into MSAITEIHAREILDSRGNPTVEVDVLLESGAFGRAAVPSGASTGAHEAVELRDGDKSRYGGKGVLKAVESVNGEIFDAIAGLDASNQRALDLAMIELDGTPNKGRLGANAILGVSLAVAKASAEEAALPLFRYVGGAFANLLPVPMMNIINGGAHADNPIDIQEFMVMPVGAENGAEAIRMGSEIFQALKKKLKDAGHNTNVGDEGGFAPNLASTEDALGFVMKAIEAAGYKPGDDVMLAIDAASTEFFKNGKYELAGEGKSLAPEQMVSYWADLVGRYPIISIEDGMAEDDWEGWKALTDAIGGKVQLVGDDLFVTNPARLADGIKKGVGNSILVKVNQIGTLSETLEAVDMAHKAGYTAVLSHRSGETEDSTIADLAVATNCGQIKTGSLSRSDRLAKYNQLIRIEEMLGTAARFAGRGILKA; encoded by the coding sequence ATGAGCGCCATTACCGAAATCCACGCCCGCGAGATCCTCGACAGCCGCGGGAACCCGACCGTCGAGGTGGACGTCCTGCTCGAATCCGGCGCCTTCGGCCGCGCCGCCGTCCCGTCGGGCGCCTCGACCGGCGCGCACGAGGCGGTGGAACTGCGCGACGGCGACAAGTCCCGCTACGGCGGCAAGGGCGTGCTGAAGGCCGTGGAGTCGGTCAACGGCGAGATCTTCGACGCCATCGCCGGCCTCGACGCCTCCAACCAGCGCGCCCTCGACCTCGCCATGATCGAGCTGGACGGCACCCCCAACAAGGGCCGGCTCGGCGCCAACGCCATCCTCGGCGTCTCGCTCGCCGTCGCCAAGGCCTCGGCGGAAGAGGCGGCCCTGCCGCTGTTCCGCTACGTCGGTGGCGCCTTTGCCAACCTGCTGCCGGTGCCGATGATGAACATCATCAACGGCGGCGCCCACGCCGACAACCCGATCGACATCCAGGAGTTCATGGTCATGCCGGTCGGCGCCGAGAACGGCGCCGAGGCCATCCGCATGGGCTCGGAGATCTTCCAGGCGCTCAAGAAGAAGCTCAAGGACGCCGGGCACAACACCAACGTCGGCGACGAGGGCGGCTTCGCCCCCAACCTCGCCTCGACCGAGGACGCGCTGGGCTTCGTGATGAAGGCGATCGAGGCCGCCGGCTACAAGCCGGGCGACGACGTCATGCTGGCCATCGACGCCGCCTCGACCGAGTTCTTCAAGAACGGCAAGTACGAGCTGGCCGGCGAGGGCAAGTCGCTGGCGCCGGAGCAGATGGTCTCCTACTGGGCCGATCTGGTCGGCCGCTACCCGATCATCTCGATCGAGGACGGCATGGCCGAGGACGACTGGGAAGGCTGGAAGGCGCTGACCGACGCCATCGGCGGCAAGGTGCAGCTGGTCGGCGACGACCTGTTCGTGACCAACCCGGCGCGTCTGGCGGACGGCATCAAGAAGGGCGTGGGCAACTCGATCCTGGTCAAGGTCAACCAGATCGGCACCCTGTCGGAGACGCTGGAGGCCGTGGACATGGCGCACAAGGCCGGCTACACGGCGGTCCTGTCGCACCGCTCGGGCGAGACCGAGGACAGCACCATCGCCGATCTGGCGGTCGCCACCAACTGCGGCCAGATCAAGACCGGCTCGCTGTCGCGCTCCGACCGTCTGGCCAAGTACAACCAGCTGATCCGCATCGAGGAGATGCTCGGCACCGCCGCCCGCTTCGCCGGCCGCGGCATCCTCAAGGCGTAA
- the ybgF gene encoding tol-pal system protein YbgF, translating to MTKTTSFAALLLGGLLCSGSVLAQTVSLQDRLDRLESGVEALGGRIEVAQAYPGNSYTRGQTAEIQPSLAADFEVRLQKLERALSELTGRYEEATYQISQMKDRLERVNSDIDFRLKELESKGGGAASDPFGAPAKPSAAAPAAAPSAAKAPEKAPERTADKPAEKQTAALAPLPANSTPEKQYEHAFELLRQSDYDKAEKAFSDFLAKNKGHQLAGNAQYWLGETYYVRNKFQDAAVAFAEGVQKYPKNNKAADNLLKLGMSLQQLNQKKDACTAFNQLITKFPEASASVKRRADTERRRLNCA from the coding sequence ATGACCAAGACCACTTCTTTCGCCGCCCTTCTGCTCGGCGGCCTGCTGTGCAGCGGTTCCGTCCTCGCGCAGACGGTTTCGCTGCAGGACCGTCTGGACCGGCTGGAGTCGGGGGTGGAGGCGCTGGGCGGGCGCATCGAGGTGGCCCAGGCCTACCCGGGCAATTCCTACACGCGGGGGCAGACCGCCGAGATCCAGCCTTCGCTGGCCGCCGATTTCGAGGTGCGGCTGCAGAAGCTGGAGCGCGCCCTGTCGGAGCTGACCGGGCGCTACGAAGAGGCGACCTATCAGATCTCGCAGATGAAGGATCGGCTGGAGCGGGTCAACAGCGACATCGACTTTCGCCTGAAGGAGCTGGAGAGCAAGGGCGGCGGGGCGGCCAGCGACCCGTTCGGCGCCCCGGCCAAGCCCAGCGCGGCGGCTCCGGCCGCGGCCCCCAGCGCCGCCAAGGCGCCCGAGAAGGCCCCTGAAAGGACAGCCGACAAGCCGGCGGAGAAGCAGACCGCCGCCCTGGCGCCGCTTCCCGCCAACTCGACCCCGGAGAAGCAGTACGAGCACGCCTTCGAGCTGCTGCGCCAGTCCGACTACGACAAGGCGGAGAAGGCATTCAGCGATTTCCTGGCGAAGAACAAGGGCCACCAGCTTGCCGGCAACGCCCAGTACTGGCTGGGTGAGACCTACTACGTCCGCAACAAGTTCCAGGACGCCGCCGTGGCCTTCGCCGAGGGCGTGCAGAAGTACCCGAAGAACAACAAGGCGGCGGACAATCTGCTGAAGCTCGGCATGTCGCTGCAGCAGCTCAACCAGAAGAAGGACGCTTGCACGGCGTTCAACCAGTTGATCACCAAGTTCCCGGAGGCGTCGGCCAGCGTGAAGCGTCGCGCCGACACCGAGCGCCGCCGCCTGAACTGCGCCTGA
- the tilS gene encoding tRNA lysidine(34) synthetase TilS: MNASDPSGPISAGEFATRMDRLGGFETRPRVAVGVSGGADSLGLALLAQRWAAERGGDVLALIVDHGLRAESAAEAARVGGWLQARGIAHAVLRWDGEKPATGIQEAARAARHRLLAEHCRQEGILHLALAHHRDDQAETVLLRFARGSGIDGLAGMAAVRAAGAVRVIRPLLDLSHGRMVATCRAFGQEWIEDPSNRNPRFARARLRAAGEALVAEGLDTPRLADLARRAARARNALEAGTAALLAEAVEMYPEGWLRLDPKPLLEAAEELGLRALARCIAATGGGAYPPKDEAVERLFAEIADSGFRGRTLGGCRIVPRRGRLVIAREPVGVTERLDLTPGGEVWWDRRFAVRLGVGAGGSLTVGKLGQEGWQRVRSASPDSGRIGLPEPVRETLPALWDGNGLVAAPHLGFSRPGFPLSAVALHAPGVVLAGPAFPVVSDRVGII, encoded by the coding sequence GTGAACGCGTCCGACCCGTCCGGGCCGATTTCCGCGGGTGAGTTTGCCACCCGCATGGACCGGCTGGGCGGCTTTGAGACGCGGCCGCGTGTGGCGGTTGGCGTGTCCGGTGGGGCGGACAGCCTCGGGCTGGCTTTGCTCGCCCAACGATGGGCGGCGGAACGGGGCGGGGATGTCCTCGCGCTGATCGTTGATCATGGCCTGCGCGCGGAGTCGGCGGCGGAGGCCGCCCGGGTGGGCGGCTGGCTCCAGGCGCGCGGCATCGCCCACGCTGTTCTGCGCTGGGACGGAGAGAAGCCGGCGACCGGCATCCAGGAGGCGGCCCGCGCCGCGCGCCACCGCTTGCTGGCCGAACACTGCCGGCAGGAGGGCATCCTCCATCTGGCGCTCGCCCACCATCGCGACGACCAGGCAGAGACGGTGCTGCTGCGCTTCGCCCGCGGCTCCGGCATTGATGGGCTGGCCGGTATGGCGGCGGTGCGCGCCGCGGGGGCGGTGCGGGTGATCCGGCCGCTGCTGGACCTGTCCCACGGGCGGATGGTGGCGACCTGCCGCGCCTTTGGCCAGGAGTGGATCGAGGACCCGTCCAACCGCAACCCGCGCTTTGCTCGCGCCCGCCTGCGTGCGGCGGGGGAGGCGCTGGTCGCCGAGGGATTGGACACGCCGCGTCTGGCCGACCTCGCCCGCCGGGCCGCCCGCGCCCGCAACGCGCTGGAAGCGGGGACCGCCGCCCTGCTGGCCGAGGCCGTGGAGATGTACCCCGAGGGTTGGTTGCGGCTGGACCCGAAGCCATTGCTGGAGGCAGCGGAGGAACTTGGCCTGCGCGCGCTGGCACGCTGCATCGCTGCGACGGGGGGCGGCGCCTACCCACCGAAGGACGAGGCGGTGGAGCGTCTGTTCGCCGAGATCGCCGACAGCGGCTTCCGCGGGCGCACGCTGGGCGGCTGCCGCATCGTCCCGCGGAGGGGGCGTTTGGTGATCGCGCGGGAGCCGGTCGGGGTCACCGAACGGCTGGACCTTACCCCAGGCGGAGAGGTCTGGTGGGATCGCCGATTCGCCGTTCGGCTGGGGGTAGGGGCGGGCGGTTCGCTCACCGTGGGAAAATTGGGGCAGGAGGGGTGGCAAAGGGTGCGGTCCGCAAGCCCGGATTCGGGCCGCATCGGCCTGCCCGAACCGGTCCGCGAGACGCTGCCGGCGCTGTGGGACGGAAATGGGCTGGTGGCGGCGCCGCATCTGGGCTTTTCGCGGCCCGGATTCCCCCTTTCGGCGGTCGCTTTGCACGCGCCCGGGGTGGTGTTGGCCGGTCCAGCTTTTCCGGTTGTTTCGGACCGTGTCGGCATTATTTAA
- the ftsH gene encoding ATP-dependent zinc metalloprotease FtsH yields MNNFGKNLALWIIIGLLLVALFNLFQSSSTRSPQTTVPFSELLAEVDRGQVADVTIKGNQVSGHFTDGRSFSTYVPPEAGLVERLTQKNVRISAVPDDSNVPSLFSVLLSWFPMLLLIGVWIFFMRQMQSGGGKAMGFGKSRARLLTEKVGRVTFDDVAGIDEAKQELAEIVEFLKDPQKFQRLGGKIPKGVLLVGPPGTGKTLTARAVAGEANVPFFTISGSDFVEMFVGVGASRVRDMFEQGKKNAPCIIFIDEIDAVGRHRGAGLGGGNDEREQTLNQLLVEMDGFEANEGVILIAATNRPDVLDPALLRPGRFDRQVVVPNPDVLGREKILKVHMRKVPLSPDVDAKVIARGTPGFSGADLANLVNEAALLAARIGKRVVGMAEFEAAKDKVMMGAERRSMVMTEDEKKLTAYHEAGHAIVAIHQPDSDPVHKATIIPRGRALGMVMRLPEGDRISLSQAKLHADLRVAMGGRIAEELIFGKDRVTTGASGDIKMATDMSRRMVTEWGMSDKLGPLLYGEPTQEVFLGHSVTQHKNMSDATARTVDEEIRRIVDEAYGEARRILTENIDQLHTIAKGLLEYETLSGEDIARLLRGEPLIRNDEREGFSPAPPKQPTPTSGRRPSVPTTKESGGMDPEPQGT; encoded by the coding sequence GTGAACAATTTCGGCAAGAATCTCGCGCTCTGGATCATCATAGGGCTGCTGTTGGTGGCCCTGTTCAACCTCTTCCAGAGCTCCTCCACGCGCAGCCCGCAGACGACGGTTCCGTTCAGCGAGCTTCTCGCCGAAGTGGACCGCGGCCAAGTGGCCGACGTCACCATCAAAGGAAACCAGGTCTCCGGCCACTTCACCGACGGCCGGTCCTTCAGCACCTACGTCCCGCCCGAAGCCGGGCTGGTCGAGCGGCTGACGCAGAAGAACGTGCGCATCAGCGCCGTTCCGGACGACAGCAACGTGCCGTCGCTGTTCTCCGTCCTGCTGTCCTGGTTCCCGATGCTGCTGCTGATCGGCGTCTGGATCTTCTTCATGCGTCAGATGCAGTCGGGCGGCGGCAAGGCCATGGGCTTTGGCAAGTCCCGCGCGCGCCTGCTGACGGAGAAGGTCGGCCGGGTCACCTTCGACGACGTCGCCGGCATCGACGAGGCCAAGCAGGAGCTGGCCGAAATCGTCGAGTTCCTGAAGGACCCGCAGAAGTTCCAGCGTCTGGGCGGCAAGATCCCGAAGGGCGTGCTGCTCGTCGGCCCGCCGGGCACCGGTAAGACCCTGACCGCGCGCGCCGTGGCGGGTGAGGCCAACGTGCCGTTCTTCACCATCTCCGGCTCCGACTTCGTCGAGATGTTCGTGGGCGTCGGCGCCAGCCGCGTCCGCGACATGTTCGAGCAGGGCAAGAAGAACGCCCCCTGCATCATCTTCATCGACGAAATCGACGCCGTCGGCCGCCATCGTGGCGCCGGCCTGGGCGGCGGCAACGACGAGCGCGAGCAGACCCTGAACCAGCTGCTGGTCGAGATGGACGGCTTCGAGGCGAACGAGGGCGTCATCCTCATCGCCGCGACCAACCGTCCGGACGTGCTCGACCCCGCGCTGCTGCGTCCGGGCCGCTTCGACCGTCAGGTCGTCGTTCCGAACCCGGACGTGCTGGGCCGCGAGAAGATCCTCAAGGTCCACATGCGCAAGGTGCCGCTGTCCCCGGACGTCGACGCCAAGGTCATCGCGCGCGGCACCCCGGGCTTCTCGGGCGCCGACCTCGCCAACCTCGTCAACGAGGCCGCGCTGCTCGCCGCCCGCATCGGCAAGCGCGTCGTCGGCATGGCCGAGTTCGAGGCCGCCAAGGACAAGGTCATGATGGGCGCGGAGCGCCGCTCCATGGTCATGACCGAGGACGAGAAGAAGCTGACCGCCTACCACGAGGCCGGTCACGCCATCGTCGCCATCCACCAGCCGGACAGCGATCCGGTGCACAAGGCCACCATCATCCCGCGCGGCCGCGCCCTGGGCATGGTGATGCGCCTGCCGGAAGGCGACCGCATCTCGCTGTCCCAGGCCAAGCTGCACGCCGACCTGCGCGTCGCCATGGGCGGCCGCATCGCGGAAGAGCTGATCTTCGGCAAGGACCGCGTGACCACCGGCGCGTCGGGCGACATCAAGATGGCCACCGACATGTCGCGCCGCATGGTCACCGAATGGGGCATGAGCGACAAGCTGGGCCCGCTGCTCTACGGCGAGCCGACGCAGGAGGTCTTCCTCGGCCACTCCGTCACCCAGCACAAGAACATGTCCGACGCCACGGCCCGCACGGTGGACGAGGAAATTCGCCGGATCGTGGACGAGGCGTACGGCGAGGCCCGCCGCATCCTGACGGAGAACATCGACCAGCTCCACACGATCGCCAAGGGTCTGCTGGAGTACGAGACCCTGAGCGGTGAGGACATCGCCCGCCTGCTGCGCGGCGAGCCGCTGATCCGCAACGACGAGCGCGAAGGCTTCTCCCCGGCCCCGCCGAAGCAGCCGACCCCGACCTCGGGCCGCCGCCCGTCGGTGCCGACCACCAAGGAAAGCGGCGGGATGGACCCGGAGCCCCAGGGCACCTGA
- a CDS encoding rhomboid family intramembrane serine protease, which translates to MLFLPIYDDNPTRRTPVVTMALIALCVMVFLWQLSLGARAGNLAVYSFGLVPAVLFGHAELPEPLRVVPPWMSVITSMFMHGGFLHIAGNMLYLWIFGNNVEDSMGRGRFVVFYLLCGTAAALAQSFAAPTSEVPMVGASGAIGGVLGAYLVLHPRANVGVFFWFIIIVRVISVPAVLVLGFWFVGQILSGVTTPTSDDSGGVAFWAHVGGFVMGAALIPFFKRPEVRLLEPPHSRPFAVVPPGTRLRRGSVPEAGDRRRPFR; encoded by the coding sequence ATGCTGTTCCTGCCCATCTACGACGACAACCCGACGCGGCGGACGCCGGTCGTCACCATGGCGCTGATCGCGCTGTGCGTGATGGTGTTCCTGTGGCAGCTCTCATTGGGGGCGCGGGCCGGAAATCTCGCGGTCTATTCCTTCGGCCTCGTTCCGGCGGTGCTGTTCGGCCACGCCGAGTTGCCGGAGCCGTTGCGGGTGGTTCCGCCCTGGATGTCCGTCATCACCTCCATGTTCATGCATGGCGGCTTCCTGCACATCGCCGGCAACATGCTGTACCTCTGGATCTTCGGCAACAATGTCGAGGACAGCATGGGGCGGGGCCGCTTCGTGGTCTTCTACCTGCTGTGCGGGACGGCGGCGGCGCTGGCTCAGAGCTTCGCCGCTCCAACGTCCGAAGTGCCGATGGTGGGGGCGAGCGGGGCCATCGGCGGGGTGCTCGGCGCCTACCTCGTGCTGCACCCGCGGGCGAATGTCGGCGTCTTCTTCTGGTTCATCATCATCGTGCGCGTCATCAGCGTCCCGGCGGTGCTGGTGCTGGGCTTCTGGTTTGTCGGGCAGATCCTGAGCGGGGTCACCACCCCGACCTCCGACGACAGCGGCGGGGTGGCCTTCTGGGCGCATGTCGGCGGGTTCGTCATGGGGGCGGCGCTGATCCCCTTCTTCAAGCGGCCCGAGGTGCGGTTGCTGGAGCCGCCGCACAGCCGCCCCTTCGCGGTCGTTCCGCCGGGCACCCGGTTGCGCCGCGGGAGCGTGCCGGAAGCGGGCGACCGTCGCCGTCCCTTTCGATAA
- a CDS encoding DUF2061 domain-containing protein, which yields MTKTFSFACIHFSVAFTVGYLMTGSIAVGGALALVEPLCNTVAYHLHERAWAAHERRKAQAAKAEPAEGTAVPA from the coding sequence ATGACCAAGACCTTCAGCTTTGCCTGCATCCACTTCTCGGTGGCCTTCACGGTCGGCTATTTGATGACCGGCAGCATCGCGGTGGGCGGCGCGTTGGCGCTGGTGGAGCCGCTGTGCAACACGGTGGCCTATCACCTGCACGAGCGGGCCTGGGCGGCCCATGAACGCCGCAAGGCGCAGGCGGCCAAGGCGGAGCCGGCGGAGGGGACCGCGGTTCCGGCCTGA
- a CDS encoding peroxiredoxin — MEGRKVPSVVFKTRVRDESVGGPNPFRWQDVSSDDLFAGKRVVVFSLPGAFTPTCSNQQVPTYDALYPEFRDLGVDEVYCLSVNDAFVMFQWGKHLGVKNVKLIPDGSGHFTRRMGMLINKDHVGFGMRSWRYAMVVTDGVIEKLFEEPGINDAGEGGDPYGESAPETVLAYLRSR; from the coding sequence ATGGAAGGACGCAAAGTCCCCTCGGTCGTGTTCAAGACCCGCGTGCGCGACGAGAGCGTCGGCGGCCCCAACCCGTTCCGCTGGCAGGACGTCAGCAGCGACGATCTGTTCGCCGGCAAGCGCGTCGTCGTCTTTTCCCTGCCCGGCGCCTTCACCCCGACCTGCTCCAACCAGCAGGTGCCGACCTACGACGCGCTTTACCCGGAGTTCCGCGACTTGGGCGTGGATGAGGTCTATTGCCTCAGCGTCAACGACGCGTTCGTGATGTTCCAGTGGGGCAAGCATCTCGGCGTGAAGAACGTCAAGCTGATCCCCGACGGCTCGGGCCACTTCACCCGCCGCATGGGTATGCTGATCAACAAGGATCATGTCGGCTTCGGCATGCGGAGCTGGCGCTACGCCATGGTGGTGACCGACGGCGTGATCGAGAAGCTGTTCGAGGAGCCGGGCATCAACGACGCCGGCGAAGGCGGCGACCCCTACGGCGAATCCGCTCCGGAAACGGTGCTCGCCTACCTGCGTTCGCGCTGA
- the hutH gene encoding histidine ammonia-lyase yields MTDTLTIDPGHLALPDLRRILRDPPVLALAPGCRAAIDASARTVADAAGGERAVYGVNTGFGLLAKKRIPPDQVRELQRRLVLSHSAGTGPDLPPGVVRLILALKVNALARGHSGVRMAVIEALLALYNRGVLPVVPAKGSVGASGDLAPLAHLTGVLIGEGEADVDGERLPAADALARAGLAPLALEAKEGLALLNGTQVSTALGLAGLVAAEDGFAAALVAGALSVDAALGSDGPFDARIHDLRGQPGQRDVAAVYRSLLQGSGIRDSHREGHETVQDPYSLRCQPQVMGAVLDHLRFAAGVLEREANAVSDNPLVFPDSGDILSGGNFHAEPVAMAADVLALSIAETGALSERRIALLMDTHLSGLPPFLVADGGLNSGFMIAQVTAAALASENKQMAHPASVDSLPTSANQEDHVSMATHAARRLTDMADNLAGIVAVELLAAAQGIDLRAPLSSSPALERARGLLRARVAVWTEDRAMAPDIAAAKRLVTEGAFRPFAEALLP; encoded by the coding sequence ATGACCGACACGCTGACCATCGACCCCGGCCATCTCGCCCTGCCCGACCTGCGGCGCATCCTGCGCGACCCGCCCGTCCTGGCCCTGGCGCCCGGCTGCCGCGCCGCCATCGACGCTTCGGCCCGCACGGTGGCGGACGCGGCGGGCGGGGAGCGCGCGGTCTATGGCGTGAACACGGGCTTCGGCCTGCTGGCGAAGAAGCGCATCCCCCCGGATCAGGTGCGGGAGCTTCAGCGGAGGCTCGTCCTGTCGCACAGCGCCGGCACCGGGCCGGACCTGCCGCCGGGCGTGGTGCGGCTGATCCTGGCGCTGAAGGTCAATGCGCTGGCGCGCGGCCATTCCGGCGTGCGCATGGCGGTGATCGAGGCGCTGCTGGCGCTCTACAACCGTGGCGTCCTGCCGGTGGTGCCGGCCAAGGGCTCGGTCGGGGCGTCCGGCGATCTGGCGCCGTTGGCCCATTTGACCGGCGTCCTGATCGGCGAGGGCGAGGCCGACGTGGACGGCGAACGGCTGCCCGCCGCCGACGCGCTGGCCCGCGCCGGGCTGGCGCCGCTGGCGCTGGAGGCCAAGGAGGGGTTGGCCCTGCTGAACGGCACGCAGGTGTCCACCGCGCTGGGTCTGGCCGGGCTGGTCGCGGCCGAGGACGGCTTCGCCGCCGCCCTGGTCGCCGGGGCGCTCAGCGTCGATGCCGCGCTGGGCAGCGACGGCCCCTTCGACGCGCGCATCCACGACCTGCGCGGCCAGCCCGGCCAGCGCGACGTGGCCGCCGTCTACCGCTCCCTGCTCCAGGGCAGCGGCATCCGCGATTCCCACCGCGAGGGGCACGAGACGGTGCAGGACCCCTACAGCCTGCGCTGCCAGCCGCAGGTGATGGGCGCGGTGCTCGACCATCTGCGCTTCGCCGCGGGCGTGCTGGAGCGCGAGGCCAACGCGGTGTCCGACAACCCGCTGGTCTTCCCGGACAGCGGCGACATCCTGTCCGGCGGCAACTTCCACGCCGAGCCGGTGGCGATGGCCGCCGACGTGCTGGCCCTGTCCATCGCCGAGACGGGGGCGCTGTCGGAACGGCGGATCGCGCTGCTGATGGACACCCACCTGTCGGGCCTGCCGCCCTTCCTGGTGGCCGACGGCGGGCTGAACAGCGGCTTCATGATCGCCCAGGTCACCGCGGCGGCGCTGGCCAGCGAGAACAAGCAGATGGCCCACCCGGCCAGCGTGGACAGCCTGCCCACCTCCGCCAACCAGGAAGACCATGTGAGCATGGCGACCCACGCCGCCCGCCGCCTTACGGACATGGCCGACAATCTGGCGGGCATCGTCGCGGTGGAACTGTTGGCGGCAGCCCAGGGGATCGACCTGCGGGCTCCGCTGTCCTCCTCCCCCGCGCTGGAGCGCGCGCGGGGGCTGCTGCGCGCCCGCGTGGCGGTGTGGACGGAGGACCGCGCGATGGCCCCGGACATCGCGGCGGCGAAACGGTTGGTGACGGAGGGCGCTTTCCGTCCCTTCGCGGAGGCGCTCCTGCCCTGA
- a CDS encoding type I secretion system permease/ATPase encodes MAHGGRYFTRVLVGAFVFSATINLLMLAMPLYSLQVFSRAIPSGNIDTLVMLTVIVVMALTLSAAMETVRARILARAGNALEVTWRRRLTADVLDASGRGRPDTAPVSDLMEVKGAMSRPSLPALMDLPWVPLYVIGIYLIHPLLAVILVAAMVIMTALGYLSNWAVRHFAEDSKAPASRSQRLFDSLLSRSETVRGLRMGPSALDAVARDAMTTSALQGRSTERAAAIGAFTKWVRMVIQIAVTGVGALLVIEQHLSFGGMIATSMLVGRALAPVEQTAGAWGQIQKSYQAFRRLFPLLKRLSLEPERPIIPVERERLTVENLLFVSPRDQKPILRSVTLAVEPGQTVCIAGPNRSGKSVLARLLAGVAMPSAGTVRLGGLAVASLNPETPEQGIGYMAQGADLLPGTIAENIARFTETTREKVEDAAKRAGIHAWIESLPGGYETEVTDPLFPITGASARLIALARAGYGRPSLLVLDEPSAGMDEIGHKAVREFIVEAKNSGVTTIVLTHSPAFVDISDKTFVLKNGMAVELPQRQQEQQGPNWSRLRNIGPAPVQSAAG; translated from the coding sequence ATGGCTCACGGGGGACGTTATTTCACCCGGGTACTCGTTGGTGCATTTGTCTTCAGCGCCACCATCAATCTCCTGATGTTGGCGATGCCACTTTATTCGCTTCAGGTCTTCAGCCGGGCCATTCCGTCCGGCAACATCGATACGCTGGTCATGCTGACCGTCATCGTCGTCATGGCCCTGACGCTGAGCGCCGCCATGGAAACGGTGCGGGCGCGCATCCTGGCCCGCGCGGGCAACGCGCTGGAGGTCACCTGGCGCCGCCGGCTGACCGCCGACGTGCTGGACGCCTCGGGCCGCGGCCGTCCGGACACCGCTCCGGTCAGCGACCTCATGGAGGTCAAGGGCGCGATGAGCCGCCCGTCGCTGCCGGCCCTGATGGACCTGCCCTGGGTGCCCCTGTACGTCATCGGCATCTACCTGATCCACCCGCTGCTCGCCGTGATCCTGGTCGCCGCGATGGTCATCATGACGGCGCTGGGTTATCTGAGCAACTGGGCGGTGCGCCACTTCGCCGAGGACAGCAAGGCCCCGGCCAGCCGTTCGCAGCGCCTGTTCGACTCCCTGCTGTCGCGGTCGGAGACGGTGCGCGGCCTGCGCATGGGGCCGAGCGCGCTGGACGCCGTGGCCCGCGACGCCATGACCACCTCCGCCCTGCAGGGCCGCTCGACCGAGCGCGCCGCCGCCATCGGCGCCTTCACCAAGTGGGTCCGCATGGTCATCCAGATCGCGGTGACCGGCGTCGGCGCCCTGCTGGTGATCGAGCAGCACCTGTCCTTCGGCGGCATGATCGCCACCTCCATGCTGGTCGGCCGCGCCCTCGCCCCGGTCGAGCAGACCGCTGGCGCCTGGGGCCAGATCCAGAAGTCCTACCAGGCCTTCCGCCGCCTGTTCCCGCTGCTGAAGCGCCTGTCGCTCGAGCCGGAGCGTCCGATCATCCCGGTGGAGCGCGAGCGTCTGACCGTCGAGAACCTGCTGTTCGTCTCCCCCCGCGACCAGAAGCCGATCCTGCGCAGCGTCACGCTGGCGGTCGAGCCGGGCCAGACGGTGTGCATCGCCGGTCCCAACCGCTCCGGCAAGTCGGTCCTCGCCCGTCTGCTGGCCGGTGTGGCAATGCCGTCGGCGGGCACCGTGCGGCTGGGCGGTCTGGCCGTCGCCTCGCTGAACCCGGAAACCCCGGAGCAGGGCATCGGCTACATGGCCCAGGGCGCCGACCTGCTGCCCGGCACCATCGCCGAGAACATCGCCCGCTTCACCGAGACGACGCGGGAGAAGGTCGAGGACGCCGCCAAGCGCGCCGGCATCCATGCCTGGATCGAGAGCCTGCCCGGCGGCTATGAGACCGAGGTGACCGACCCGCTGTTCCCGATCACCGGCGCCTCGGCCCGCCTGATCGCCCTGGCCCGCGCCGGTTACGGCCGTCCCTCGCTGCTCGTTCTCGACGAGCCGTCGGCCGGCATGGACGAGATCGGCCACAAGGCGGTGCGCGAGTTCATCGTCGAGGCCAAGAACAGCGGTGTCACCACCATCGTGCTGACCCATTCCCCGGCCTTCGTCGACATCTCCGACAAGACCTTCGTTCTGAAGAACGGCATGGCGGTCGAACTGCCGCAACGCCAGCAGGAGCAGCAGGGTCCGAACTGGAGCCGCCTGCGCAACATCGGCCCGGCGCCGGTGCAGAGCGCCGCCGGCTGA